From Streptomyces sp. NBC_01754, a single genomic window includes:
- a CDS encoding AAA family ATPase — MTTTVPDPSAAAARATDGILSDTLRGTARGVVVDSPPGAGKSTLVVRAALELAAAGRPLMVVAQTNAQVDDLVTRLAEKAPELPVGRLHSSDSDPYDRALDGLDNVRKSAKAADLAGLDIVLSTAAKWAHVKNVEPWGHAIVDEAYQMRSDALLAVAGLFERALFVGDPGQLDPFSIVGADQWAGLSYDPSASAVTTLLAHNPELPQHRLPVSWRLPASAAPLVSDAFYPYTRFRSGTDHGDRRLSFGVPSDGSGPDRVLDEAAESGWGLLELPARHTPRTDPEAVRAVALVVRRLLDRGGTATSERGPDPVPVTADRVAVGTAHRDQAAAVRAALAELGVPGVTVDTANRLQGREFDVTVVLHPLSGRPDATAFHLETGRLCVLASRHRHACVVVCRAGVADLLDEHPSTEPVQLGVTVKFPDGWEANHAVLAHLSGHRVPWRP, encoded by the coding sequence GTGACCACGACGGTTCCGGACCCGTCCGCCGCGGCGGCGCGGGCGACGGACGGGATCCTCTCAGACACCCTGCGCGGCACGGCGCGGGGCGTCGTGGTGGACTCCCCGCCCGGCGCCGGCAAGTCGACGCTGGTGGTACGCGCCGCGCTCGAACTGGCCGCCGCGGGCCGCCCGCTGATGGTGGTGGCCCAGACCAACGCACAGGTGGACGACCTGGTGACGCGGCTGGCCGAGAAGGCCCCGGAACTGCCGGTCGGCCGGCTGCACAGCAGCGACTCCGACCCGTACGACAGGGCGCTGGACGGCCTGGACAACGTACGGAAGTCGGCGAAGGCGGCGGATCTGGCCGGTCTGGACATCGTGCTGTCCACGGCCGCCAAATGGGCCCACGTGAAGAACGTGGAGCCCTGGGGGCACGCGATCGTCGACGAGGCGTACCAGATGCGGTCGGACGCGCTGCTCGCCGTGGCCGGGCTCTTCGAGCGGGCGCTGTTCGTCGGTGACCCGGGTCAGCTGGACCCGTTCTCGATCGTGGGCGCGGACCAGTGGGCCGGGCTGTCGTACGACCCCTCGGCGAGCGCGGTCACCACACTGCTGGCGCACAATCCGGAGCTTCCGCAGCACCGGCTCCCGGTCTCGTGGCGGCTCCCGGCTTCGGCGGCGCCGCTGGTCTCGGACGCGTTCTACCCGTACACCCGGTTCCGCAGCGGTACGGACCACGGGGACCGGCGGCTGTCGTTCGGGGTGCCCTCGGACGGGTCGGGCCCGGACCGGGTGCTGGACGAGGCGGCGGAGTCGGGCTGGGGCCTGCTGGAGCTCCCGGCCCGCCACACCCCGCGCACCGACCCGGAGGCGGTACGGGCGGTGGCGCTGGTGGTCCGCAGGCTGCTGGACAGGGGCGGCACGGCGACCAGCGAGCGCGGCCCGGACCCGGTTCCGGTGACGGCCGACCGGGTGGCGGTCGGCACGGCCCACCGCGACCAGGCGGCCGCGGTGCGCGCCGCCCTGGCGGAACTGGGCGTGCCGGGCGTGACGGTGGACACGGCGAACCGCCTCCAGGGCCGCGAGTTCGACGTGACGGTGGTCCTGCACCCGCTGTCGGGCCGCCCCGACGCGACCGCCTTCCACCTGGAGACGGGCCGTCTGTGCGTGCTGGCCTCCCGGCACCGCCACGCGTGCGTCGTGGTGTGCCGCGCGGGGGTGGCCGACCTGCTGGACGAGCACCCGTCGACGGAGCCGGTCCAACTGGGCGTGACGGTGAAGTTCCCGGACGGGTGGGAGGCGAACCACGCGGTCCTGGCCCATCTGTCCGGACACCGGGTCCCGTGGCGGCCGTGA
- a CDS encoding bifunctional DNA primase/polymerase, which produces MSAWLRDETTLHTGAGARHGVGILAALRDGGDRLPERTGDRAGQVTPSGAAWLAGASARPRATLARWQAHPSTPDVLPCGSSFDVVNVPALFGRRMLERLWAEGPGSGPVATHRGRLLLFAAPGTAQRLPSLLSWEEWGTSHPRVPRACLPALLCHGTGDAVTVPPLAAGPGAGGPRWLVAPDTRHPWLPGPDVLLWACVRVTRSAAPSTTGNSIFPPADPGANVYDVSRRR; this is translated from the coding sequence ATGAGCGCATGGCTGAGAGACGAAACGACCCTGCACACCGGCGCCGGCGCACGTCACGGCGTCGGCATCCTCGCCGCGCTGCGGGACGGCGGTGACCGGTTACCGGAGCGGACGGGTGACCGGGCCGGCCAGGTCACCCCGTCCGGAGCCGCCTGGCTCGCGGGCGCCTCCGCCCGCCCCCGCGCCACACTCGCCCGGTGGCAGGCCCACCCCTCCACCCCCGACGTCCTGCCGTGCGGCTCCTCCTTCGACGTCGTGAACGTGCCCGCGCTCTTCGGACGGCGGATGCTGGAGCGGCTCTGGGCGGAGGGCCCCGGCTCCGGCCCGGTGGCCACGCACCGCGGCCGCCTGCTGCTGTTCGCCGCCCCCGGGACCGCCCAACGGCTGCCCTCGCTGCTCAGCTGGGAGGAATGGGGTACCAGCCACCCCCGGGTACCCCGGGCATGTCTGCCCGCGCTGCTCTGCCACGGCACGGGCGACGCGGTCACGGTTCCGCCCCTGGCGGCCGGTCCGGGCGCCGGCGGGCCCCGGTGGCTGGTCGCCCCGGACACCCGCCACCCCTGGCTGCCGGGGCCGGACGTGCTGCTCTGGGCCTGTGTACGGGTGACCAGGTCCGCGGCCCCCTCGACCACCGGGAATTCGATTTTTCCTCCCGCCGATCCGGGTGCTAATGTCTACGACGTCAGCAGGCGCCGCTAG
- a CDS encoding M6 family metalloprotease domain-containing protein yields the protein MPRQHRHGGAGGSGLRSVAAALTSLLALAATGLVAGPVAAATDDAGPCALPRTGAHHSLGLDSWNDAYPRPDHDLDAVMVFLSFPDSEPVLSPEVLSADHFPATTRFFQRASYGAFTLHAHPQREWIRMPRPSTWYGIQRDWGAERRSAYLRDAIKAADDQVDFSAYDIVYLVADPDAPGVDSDATKVVNFDRPLRADGTDIKRVVTVFEEHPPDRNVLAHETGHVFDLADLYHRPEDGKGDWDTYVGDWDVMGSQFGLAPDLFGWHKWKLGWLGGEEIVCVQGTADLTLVPMAEAPLRGGSKGTRLAVIRTGSDSALAVEARSATGNDRTTCAEGILIYRVHNATPSGGGPVEVLDTHPDSDACWDRSVYPPLADAPLREGERYSVPGAHTRIEVAGRTPSGAWTVRITTGTS from the coding sequence GTGCCGCGTCAGCACCGACACGGGGGAGCGGGAGGGTCCGGTCTGCGCAGCGTGGCGGCCGCCCTCACCTCCCTGCTGGCGCTCGCGGCCACCGGACTCGTCGCCGGACCCGTGGCCGCGGCCACCGACGACGCCGGCCCCTGCGCCCTGCCGCGCACCGGCGCCCACCACTCGCTCGGCCTCGACTCCTGGAACGACGCCTATCCGCGCCCCGACCACGACCTCGACGCGGTCATGGTCTTCCTCTCGTTCCCGGACTCCGAGCCCGTCCTGTCCCCCGAGGTGCTCAGCGCCGACCACTTCCCCGCCACCACCCGCTTCTTCCAGCGCGCCTCCTACGGCGCGTTCACCCTGCACGCCCACCCCCAGCGAGAGTGGATCAGGATGCCCCGCCCCTCCACCTGGTACGGGATACAGCGCGACTGGGGGGCCGAGCGGCGCAGCGCCTATCTGCGCGACGCGATCAAGGCGGCCGACGACCAGGTCGACTTCTCGGCGTACGACATCGTCTACCTCGTCGCCGACCCGGACGCGCCCGGTGTCGACTCCGACGCCACCAAGGTCGTCAACTTCGACCGGCCGCTGCGGGCCGACGGCACCGACATCAAGCGCGTCGTGACGGTCTTCGAGGAGCACCCGCCCGACCGGAACGTGCTGGCCCACGAGACCGGTCACGTCTTCGACCTGGCGGACCTCTACCACCGGCCGGAGGACGGCAAGGGCGACTGGGACACCTACGTCGGGGACTGGGACGTCATGGGCAGCCAGTTCGGACTCGCCCCCGACCTGTTCGGCTGGCACAAGTGGAAGCTCGGCTGGCTGGGCGGCGAGGAGATCGTCTGCGTCCAGGGCACCGCCGACCTCACCCTGGTGCCCATGGCCGAGGCGCCCTTACGCGGAGGCTCCAAGGGGACCCGGCTCGCGGTCATCAGGACCGGCTCGGACAGCGCCCTCGCCGTCGAGGCCCGCAGCGCCACCGGTAACGACCGGACGACCTGCGCCGAAGGCATCCTGATCTACCGGGTCCACAACGCGACCCCGTCCGGCGGCGGACCCGTCGAGGTCCTCGACACCCACCCCGACTCCGACGCCTGCTGGGACCGCTCCGTCTACCCGCCGCTCGCCGACGCCCCGCTCCGGGAGGGCGAGCGGTACTCCGTGCCCGGCGCGCACACCCGTATCGAGGTCGCGGGCCGGACACCCTCCGGGGCCTGGACGGTACGGATCACCACGGGCACGTCGTGA
- a CDS encoding LLM class flavin-dependent oxidoreductase → MDENRGEANRGGQIRGTAGGTASVPLSVLDLVTVGAGRTASQALRTSVDIARLTERRGFHRFWVAEHHSMPGVASSSPAVILAHLAAHTERIRLGSGGVMLPNHAPLVIAEQFGTLEAMAPGRVDLGLGRAPGTDGATAAALRRTDRLNEGADDFPQQLAELIRFLDDDFPEGHPYARIHAVPGPVQATSPGGVQSPARPPVWLLGSSGFSARLAGVLGLPFAFAHHFSARNTVPALDLYRESFQPSGVLDAPYALIGVSALAADEEREARRQVLTGALSMVRLRTGRPGLVPSPEEAEAHDFSPMEREFVDNWLADIVHGTPDEVRAGLDALVERTGADELMITANAHGGEARLRSYELIADAYGLPELG, encoded by the coding sequence GTGGACGAGAACCGAGGCGAAGCGAACCGAGGCGGTCAGATCCGCGGCACCGCGGGTGGGACGGCCTCCGTCCCCCTGTCGGTGCTGGACCTGGTGACCGTGGGGGCGGGCCGCACCGCGAGCCAGGCCCTGCGCACCAGCGTGGACATCGCCCGGCTCACCGAACGGCGGGGCTTCCACCGCTTCTGGGTGGCCGAGCACCACTCGATGCCCGGCGTGGCCTCCTCCTCGCCCGCCGTCATCCTGGCGCACCTGGCCGCCCACACCGAGCGCATCCGGCTCGGCTCCGGCGGCGTGATGCTGCCCAACCACGCCCCCCTGGTCATCGCGGAGCAGTTCGGCACCCTGGAGGCGATGGCCCCGGGCCGCGTCGACCTCGGTCTCGGCCGCGCCCCCGGCACCGACGGCGCCACGGCGGCGGCCCTGCGCCGCACCGACCGGCTCAACGAAGGCGCCGACGACTTCCCGCAGCAGCTCGCGGAGCTGATCCGCTTCCTGGACGACGACTTCCCCGAGGGCCACCCCTACGCCCGTATCCACGCCGTCCCCGGACCGGTGCAGGCGACCTCGCCCGGTGGTGTCCAGTCCCCGGCCCGGCCGCCCGTCTGGCTGCTGGGCTCCTCCGGCTTCAGCGCCCGGCTGGCCGGTGTCCTCGGGCTGCCCTTCGCCTTCGCCCACCACTTCTCGGCCCGCAACACCGTCCCGGCCCTCGACCTGTACCGGGAGTCCTTCCAGCCGTCCGGGGTGCTCGACGCCCCGTACGCCCTGATCGGGGTCTCCGCGCTGGCCGCCGACGAGGAGCGCGAGGCGCGCCGCCAGGTGCTGACCGGCGCCCTGTCGATGGTCCGGCTGCGCACCGGCCGCCCGGGCCTGGTGCCCAGCCCGGAGGAGGCCGAGGCCCACGACTTCAGCCCCATGGAGCGCGAGTTCGTCGACAACTGGCTGGCCGACATCGTCCACGGCACCCCGGACGAGGTCCGCGCCGGTCTGGACGCGCTGGTCGAGCGCACCGGGGCCGACGAGCTGATGATCACGGCCAACGCCCACGGCGGTGAGGCGCGGCTGCGGTCCTACGAGCTGATCGCGGACGCGTACGGGCTGCCCGAGCTGGGCTGA
- a CDS encoding maleate cis-trans isomerase family protein: MTTVGLLYPGHAAEDDFPRIEVMIDSDIRLPLFHTDTGGDAHDIESLRAAGAPERLSAGVEELRLAGAESLVWTSTNGSFVYGWDGAHEQVADLARAAGLPASSTSFGFVHAVGELGARRVAVASIDPEGIAPLFTGFLEAGGIDVVFARDGGPGPAISAAEAATWGPEQVKELVRAADHPDAEVLLLPCTALHTAAYVPELEELLGKPVLTANQVTVWEGLRLVERRVWTPTLGTLFATREPPPGTAETRGIEVRE; the protein is encoded by the coding sequence ATGACGACCGTAGGACTTCTCTACCCGGGCCATGCCGCGGAGGACGACTTCCCGCGGATCGAGGTCATGATCGACAGCGACATCCGGCTGCCGCTGTTCCACACCGACACCGGCGGTGACGCCCACGACATCGAGTCCCTGCGCGCGGCCGGAGCGCCGGAACGCCTTTCCGCCGGGGTCGAGGAGCTGCGGCTGGCAGGGGCCGAGTCGCTGGTGTGGACCTCCACGAACGGCAGCTTCGTGTACGGCTGGGACGGCGCCCACGAGCAGGTCGCGGACCTGGCCCGGGCCGCCGGTCTCCCCGCGTCCAGTACGTCCTTCGGCTTCGTGCACGCGGTGGGGGAACTGGGCGCCCGCCGGGTCGCGGTCGCCTCGATCGACCCTGAGGGCATCGCGCCGCTCTTCACCGGGTTCCTGGAAGCCGGCGGGATCGACGTGGTCTTCGCCCGGGACGGCGGACCCGGCCCCGCGATCTCTGCCGCCGAGGCCGCCACCTGGGGCCCGGAACAGGTGAAGGAGCTGGTCAGGGCCGCGGACCACCCGGACGCGGAGGTCCTGTTGCTGCCCTGCACCGCCCTGCACACCGCCGCGTACGTCCCCGAGCTGGAGGAGCTGCTGGGCAAGCCGGTCCTCACCGCGAACCAGGTGACGGTCTGGGAGGGACTCAGGCTCGTGGAACGCCGGGTGTGGACGCCCACCCTCGGTACGCTCTTCGCGACCCGCGAGCCCCCGCCCGGCACCGCCGAGACCCGGGGCATCGAGGTGCGCGAGTGA
- the ehuB gene encoding ectoine/hydroxyectoine ABC transporter substrate-binding protein EhuB, producing MADFPNLSRRGFLNRSAAVGGLLVVPGLLSACSKTDTDSTDGEGALDKLRKQGFVRVAYANEAPYGYMEGKDLKGEAPSLHREIFKALGVDELKPTLSEWDGLIPGLQAGKYDVVSAGMAITPERCANALFSDPEFISPTAMMVKKGNPKNITDLASAKAAGAVIGVMSGAVEDSYAKGAGIPAGKIKTLQKPQDGADAVKGGRVDAFLLTGISLRWLAKTNPETEVTEAFVPELDGVKQFSPGGAVFRKGNEDLRDSFNRELKKITADKSRYVGLLTEYGFGATEIPPATLKTADLCKG from the coding sequence ATGGCTGACTTCCCGAACCTGTCCCGCCGGGGTTTCCTCAACCGATCGGCAGCCGTGGGCGGACTGCTCGTCGTTCCGGGCCTGCTCTCGGCGTGCAGCAAGACCGACACCGACTCCACGGACGGCGAGGGCGCCCTCGACAAGCTCCGCAAGCAGGGCTTCGTCCGTGTCGCGTACGCCAACGAGGCGCCGTACGGCTACATGGAGGGCAAGGACCTCAAGGGCGAGGCGCCCAGCCTGCACCGGGAGATCTTCAAGGCGCTCGGCGTCGACGAGCTGAAGCCCACCCTCTCGGAGTGGGACGGCCTGATCCCCGGTCTACAGGCCGGGAAGTACGACGTGGTCAGCGCGGGTATGGCGATCACCCCCGAGCGCTGCGCCAACGCCCTGTTCTCCGACCCGGAGTTCATATCCCCCACCGCGATGATGGTGAAGAAGGGCAACCCGAAGAACATCACCGACCTGGCGTCGGCCAAGGCCGCCGGAGCCGTCATCGGTGTCATGTCGGGTGCGGTCGAGGACTCGTACGCCAAGGGCGCGGGCATCCCCGCGGGCAAGATCAAGACGCTGCAGAAGCCCCAGGACGGCGCGGACGCCGTCAAGGGCGGCCGGGTCGACGCCTTCCTGCTCACCGGTATCTCGCTGCGCTGGCTCGCCAAGACCAACCCGGAGACCGAGGTCACCGAGGCGTTCGTGCCGGAGCTGGACGGGGTGAAGCAGTTCTCCCCGGGCGGCGCGGTGTTCCGCAAGGGCAACGAGGACCTGCGTGACTCGTTCAACCGTGAGCTCAAGAAGATCACCGCCGACAAGTCCCGCTATGTGGGCCTCCTGACGGAGTACGGCTTCGGCGCCACGGAGATCCCGCCGGCCACGCTGAAGACCGCCGACCTGTGCAAGGGCTGA
- the ehuC gene encoding ectoine/hydroxyectoine ABC transporter permease subunit EhuC produces the protein MSDFFSTLLDEFPQVRAGLWVTVEATVLGSLLALLLSFLLGLMAGSGLLPVRGLSRIVVEFFRGTSLYIQLFWLYYAMPQLTGYELTPLLCGVVAFGLNYGAYGSEIVRGAINSVPRAQYEAAVALNMTPFHRMRKVIMPQAWVQMIPSFTNLLIQLLKCTPLLWLISAADLMTAVEHIRSRTGETLTAYLLLLAAYFVLAYALTLLMNLLERSAKRRLGLHTGAGSLLKSRTAESAATAGGAR, from the coding sequence ATGAGTGACTTCTTCTCCACCCTCCTCGATGAGTTCCCTCAGGTCAGAGCGGGCTTGTGGGTGACGGTCGAGGCAACGGTCCTGGGCTCCCTGCTCGCCCTGCTGCTGTCCTTCCTCCTCGGTCTGATGGCGGGCAGCGGGCTGCTGCCGGTACGCGGCCTCTCCCGGATCGTCGTGGAGTTCTTCCGCGGCACCTCGCTCTACATCCAGCTGTTCTGGCTCTACTACGCGATGCCTCAGCTGACGGGCTACGAGCTGACGCCGCTGCTCTGCGGTGTCGTCGCCTTCGGCCTGAACTACGGGGCGTACGGCTCGGAGATCGTGCGCGGCGCGATCAACTCCGTGCCGCGCGCCCAGTACGAGGCGGCCGTGGCCCTGAACATGACGCCCTTCCACCGGATGCGGAAGGTGATCATGCCGCAGGCCTGGGTGCAGATGATCCCGTCCTTCACCAACCTGCTGATCCAGCTGCTGAAGTGCACGCCGCTGCTGTGGCTCATCTCCGCGGCCGACCTGATGACCGCGGTCGAGCACATCCGCAGCCGCACCGGTGAGACGCTCACCGCCTATCTGCTGCTGCTGGCCGCCTACTTCGTCCTCGCCTACGCGCTCACCCTGCTGATGAACCTGCTGGAGCGGTCCGCCAAGCGGCGGCTCGGTCTGCACACCGGTGCGGGCAGCCTGCTCAAGTCCCGTACGGCGGAGTCCGCCGCCACGGCCGGAGGTGCCCGGTGA
- the ehuD gene encoding ectoine/hydroxyectoine ABC transporter permease subunit EhuD, with protein sequence MNQTFDWNAVRDSLPLLLQGFRVTLLATVLGTLVAAVLGLAIAVAGRAPSRWVTVPVKAVMEFVRATPLLVQLVGAAAVFTSVEPLTIGIVVLGIHYATYTSEVYRAGIDGVPKGQWEACRALSLPPRRTWQAVILPQAVRNVLPALGNYAISMFKETPFLAVITVQEMVFEARKYGTDHFAYTEVFTLAGLVFLVASYPTSLLMRKLEKRLGH encoded by the coding sequence GTGAACCAGACGTTCGACTGGAATGCCGTCAGGGACTCGCTGCCCCTGCTGCTCCAAGGATTTCGGGTCACCCTGCTGGCGACCGTGCTCGGCACGCTCGTGGCGGCGGTGCTGGGGCTGGCCATCGCGGTCGCCGGGCGGGCTCCGTCGCGGTGGGTGACCGTGCCCGTCAAGGCGGTGATGGAGTTCGTCCGCGCCACCCCGCTGCTGGTCCAACTGGTGGGCGCGGCGGCCGTCTTCACCTCCGTGGAACCGCTGACCATCGGCATCGTCGTACTGGGAATCCACTACGCCACGTACACCTCCGAGGTCTACCGGGCCGGGATCGACGGGGTGCCCAAGGGCCAGTGGGAGGCGTGCCGGGCGCTGTCGTTGCCGCCCCGGCGGACCTGGCAGGCGGTGATCCTGCCCCAGGCCGTGCGCAACGTACTGCCCGCCCTCGGAAACTACGCCATCTCGATGTTCAAGGAGACCCCGTTCCTGGCGGTGATCACGGTCCAGGAAATGGTCTTCGAGGCCCGCAAGTACGGGACCGACCACTTCGCGTACACCGAGGTGTTCACCCTCGCCGGGCTGGTCTTCCTGGTCGCGAGCTACCCGACCTCCCTGTTGATGAGAAAGCTGGAGAAGCGCCTTGGCCACTGA
- the ehuA gene encoding ectoine/hydroxyectoine ABC transporter ATP-binding protein EhuA, translating to MATDSASLKEPADSAPAPGATGVEPLVRFDKVVKRYGDHVVLDELDFTVKRGEHVTLIGPSGSGKTTILRLLMTLEKVSDGVIWVDGSPLSHTRKPDGSLKPAGEKQLRESRKKIGMVFQQFNLFPNMKVLQNITEAPVNVLGMDREEAETRARELLDLVGLSGKVDAHPSQLSGGQQQRVAIARALAMRPEILLLDEVTSALDPELVAGVLELLGDIARNTDITMLCVTHEMNFARDVSEKVLMFDAGRVVESGTPEKIFTDPEHARTREFLNAVL from the coding sequence TTGGCCACTGACTCTGCCTCCCTGAAGGAGCCCGCCGACTCGGCTCCGGCCCCCGGGGCCACCGGCGTGGAACCGCTGGTCCGTTTCGACAAGGTCGTCAAGCGGTACGGCGACCATGTGGTCCTGGACGAACTGGACTTCACCGTGAAGCGCGGCGAACACGTCACGCTGATCGGCCCGAGCGGCTCCGGCAAGACCACCATCCTGCGGCTGCTGATGACGCTGGAGAAGGTCAGCGACGGGGTGATCTGGGTGGACGGCTCGCCTCTGTCGCACACCCGGAAGCCCGACGGCTCGCTCAAGCCCGCGGGCGAGAAGCAGCTGCGGGAGTCCCGCAAGAAGATCGGGATGGTCTTCCAGCAGTTCAACCTCTTCCCGAACATGAAGGTGCTCCAGAACATCACCGAGGCGCCGGTCAACGTCCTGGGCATGGACCGCGAGGAGGCCGAGACCCGCGCCCGCGAGCTGCTCGACCTGGTCGGGCTCTCCGGGAAGGTCGACGCGCACCCCTCGCAGCTCTCCGGCGGCCAGCAGCAGCGGGTGGCGATCGCCCGCGCACTGGCGATGCGCCCGGAGATCCTGCTGCTGGACGAGGTGACCTCGGCGCTCGACCCGGAGCTGGTGGCGGGCGTCCTGGAACTCCTCGGCGACATCGCGCGGAACACCGACATCACGATGCTCTGTGTGACCCATGAGATGAACTTCGCCCGGGACGTCTCCGAGAAGGTGCTGATGTTCGACGCGGGCCGGGTGGTGGAGTCCGGCACGCCGGAGAAGATCTTCACCGACCCGGAACACGCGCGTACACGCGAGTTCCTGAACGCGGTGCTGTGA
- a CDS encoding IclR family transcriptional regulator domain-containing protein, producing MALKPEPKAAFHSVQYALRVLESVSTHGSGVTDAQLSRETGLPVGHLTSLLLTLRREGYVEQVSDGAYVVGASLAELGSGAARRRAVEARLQQTLTQLRDSVGAAVYVSRYVDGEIRVTQMVDGPHTPAVNEWVDFRSAAHASAFGKCLLTQLDQNSRLDHLSRHRTARLTSRTITSERVLISKLDSQPATVPVLDIQEYAVGTVCAAVPLTAGASAGCLALSLPIEDAHRLRSAAATLNRRAAPVLLSMAL from the coding sequence GTGGCGTTGAAGCCCGAGCCGAAGGCAGCGTTCCACTCCGTGCAGTACGCCCTGCGCGTGCTCGAGTCCGTCTCCACGCACGGCAGCGGTGTGACCGACGCGCAGCTCTCCCGCGAGACGGGGCTGCCCGTCGGGCACCTGACCTCCCTGCTGCTGACCCTGCGCCGCGAGGGATACGTCGAGCAGGTCTCCGACGGGGCCTACGTCGTCGGGGCGTCACTCGCCGAGCTCGGCTCCGGGGCGGCCCGCCGCCGGGCGGTGGAGGCGCGTCTCCAGCAGACGCTCACCCAGCTGCGGGACTCGGTCGGCGCGGCGGTCTACGTCAGCCGGTACGTCGACGGCGAGATCCGGGTCACACAGATGGTCGACGGTCCGCACACCCCCGCCGTCAACGAGTGGGTCGACTTCCGCTCGGCGGCGCACGCCAGCGCGTTCGGCAAGTGCCTGCTGACCCAGCTCGACCAGAACAGCCGTCTCGACCACCTCTCCCGGCACCGGACGGCCCGGCTCACCTCGCGGACGATCACCAGCGAGAGGGTGCTCATCTCGAAGCTGGACAGCCAGCCGGCGACCGTCCCGGTGCTCGACATCCAGGAGTACGCGGTGGGCACGGTGTGTGCCGCGGTCCCGCTGACGGCGGGCGCGTCGGCCGGGTGCCTGGCGCTGTCCCTCCCGATCGAGGACGCGCACCGGCTGCGGTCCGCGGCGGCGACACTGAACCGCCGGGCGGCCCCGGTACTGCTGTCGATGGCGCTCTGA
- a CDS encoding lytic polysaccharide monooxygenase auxiliary activity family 9 protein, whose protein sequence is MRKRASAAVIGLAIAGVSMFATSSASSHGYTDSPISRQKLCAEGTVTGCGNIQWEPQSVEGPKGFPAAGPADGKICAGGNSTFAELDDPRGGNWPATQVTGGQGYNFRWQFTARHATSDFRYYITKDGWDSTKPLTRAALESQPFMTVPYGNQQPPATLTHQGTIPTQKSGKHIILAVWNVADTANAFYACSDVKF, encoded by the coding sequence ATGCGGAAAAGGGCAAGCGCGGCCGTCATCGGCCTGGCGATCGCCGGCGTCTCGATGTTCGCCACCAGCAGCGCCAGCAGCCACGGCTACACCGATTCCCCCATCAGCAGGCAGAAGCTGTGCGCCGAGGGAACCGTCACCGGCTGTGGAAACATCCAGTGGGAGCCGCAGAGCGTCGAGGGCCCGAAGGGCTTCCCGGCGGCAGGTCCGGCGGACGGCAAGATCTGCGCGGGCGGGAACAGCACCTTCGCCGAGCTCGACGACCCGCGCGGTGGCAACTGGCCCGCCACCCAGGTCACCGGCGGCCAGGGCTACAACTTCCGCTGGCAGTTCACGGCCCGCCACGCCACGAGTGACTTCCGGTACTACATCACCAAGGACGGCTGGGACTCCACCAAGCCGCTCACCAGGGCCGCTCTGGAGTCGCAGCCCTTCATGACCGTGCCGTACGGGAACCAGCAGCCCCCGGCGACCCTGACCCACCAGGGCACCATCCCCACCCAGAAGTCCGGGAAGCACATCATCCTGGCCGTCTGGAACGTCGCCGACACCGCCAACGCGTTCTACGCGTGCTCGGACGTGAAGTTCTGA